CGGTGATCTGAAGTGGCGCTTCAAGGCCAAACGCGCCATCACCTCCTCCCCGATCCTGGTCGAAGGCATGATCTACTTCGGCTCGATGGATTGGACGTTGTATGCCCTGGAGTCGGAAGGCGGTTGGCAGGTGTGGCGCTTTCGCATGGGCAAGCCGACGATCTCCTCTCCGGCCTACGCCGAGGGCAAGCTGGTCATCGGGTGTGCCGACGGGAACATCTACGCCCTCGACGCCCGCAACAACCGCGAGATCTGGCGCTTCTCTACAGAGCACCAGGTCAACGGCTCTCCGATTGTGCACGAGGATTCAGTCTACTGCGGCTCCGTCGACGGCTCGATGTACTGCCTGGATCTGAGGTCCGGGCGCAAACGCTGGTCATTCCCAACGAAAGGCCCGATCGTCGGGACCCCGGTCATCGTCAACAGCATCCTGTACTTTGGCTCAAACGATCACCGGGTGTATGCTCTGCTCACTTGAGTAGCGACGATCCCACAGGACAGCGACGAGCATGGATTTCCTCAAGAAGCTCTTCCCGAAGCCGAAGCCGGCGTCCATCGAAGGCGTCAAGACCGCCCCCTTGGACCCCAGCATGGTCGAGGCTGCCGCCTCCCGCCAACCGCTCCACCTGGTGGTCGGCATCTCTCAGTCCGCCGGGATCGAGCGCGCCCACAACGAAGACGCCGTAATGGCCGTGCAGGGGACACTGGGCGGTCAGGAGGCGCTGCAGACTTTCGGGGTCTTCCTGGTGGCCGATGGCATGGGCGGTCACCGCTCGGGGGAGGTCGCTAGCGCCATATCGGCTCGGACCGTAACTGCCCGGCTGACGGACTCAGCCCTCTCCGCCCTGATCGATGGCAGCGACGCCTCCTCCGAACCCCTGCAGGACCTGGTGCGGGAGGCCCTCGAGGAGGCCAATCAACTGGTTGTGGAACGGGTGCCCGGAGGCGGGACGACGGTTACGGTCGCGGTTCTCCTCGGCCAGCAGGTCACACTGGGTCATGTCGGCGATAGCCGGGCTTATATGATCGAGCCTGCCAACACCCGGGTCCTTACGCGCGACCACTCCCTGGTCAAGCGGCTGGAAGAACTGGGCCAGCTCTCTCCCGAAGAGGCCGACACCCATCCCCAGCGCAATGTGCTCTACCGCGCCATCGGCCAGGGCGCCAACCTCGAAGTCGACGTGACCTCGCATCCCTTCCCGCCGGGCGGGCAGCTGTTGCTGTGCTCCGACGGCTTGTGGGGGGTGATCACCGACCAGGACATCGAGCGAATCGTTGTGCAGGCAGCCACCCCGCAGAGCGCTTGCGACCAGTTGGTGGCGGCAGCCAATGCTGCCGGTGGGCCGGATAACATTACCGCCGTCTTGGTCCGCCAGAACCGCAGCTGAGGGAGGCCAAAGGAGTCGGCGTGGCAAGCGAGAAGGACCACTATTCCCTGCTGGGGGTGCCGCGCAACGCCACGCTGGAAGAGATCCGGCGAGCCTACCGCGAGGCCGCCCTACGCCTGCATCCCGACCGCCGCGATACCCACGGACAGACCCAGCTATTTGTCGAGACCAACCAGGCGTATGAGCTCCTCAGCGATCCCGAGCGACGCGCCCCTTACGACAAGCAGTTGGCGGAGGCTGACCGCAAGCTGGCGGAGAGCGCCAGCTTCCGGGCTACCATCCAGCAAAGCCGCAAATCGTTGCTTCAGATGGATGAGCCCCAGGTCCACTATGTGCTGCTCGACGTCGGTCCGACCGAGGATCTCCCCGCCCTGCGACCGCCGATCAACCTAGGAATCGTGATTGACCAATCGACCTCGATGCGCGGCCCCCGGCTGGACCAGGTTCGATCCGCCACCCTGGCCATCCTCAAGGAGCTGCGGCCAGAAGACAGCGCAACCATTGTCAGCTTCAGCGATCGGGCGCAGGTTGTGATCACCCCCGATCAGGCTAGAGATACGGCCGTCGCTCGAGCGCGGCTGAGCCTGCTCCAAGCTGGCGGCGGGACCGAGATCGGCCAGGGTCTGGAGGCCGGCCTGGCGGAGGTTCAGAAGAACTTCGCCCGGGAAGGCGTCAACCACCTGATCCTGCTCACCGATGGCCGCACCTACGGCGACGAAGATCTGTGCCTGTCGCTCGCCGACCAGGCGTCACGCCAGGGAATCGGGATCAACGGCGTCGGCATCGGCGCAGACTGGAGCGACCGGCTTCTCGATGACATGGCTACGCGCACCGGGGGCAGCGTGATGTTTCTTGACTCCCCCAAGGCCATCACCGGGCTGCTCCACGACATCTTCGAACGGCTGGGCAGCGTGGTCGCCAGCCGTGTGCGGCTGGAAGGCGCGGTTGCCCAGCAGGTCGACCTGCGGGCCGGCTTCAAGCTCTTGCCAGAGCCGATGCCGATGGGCGACAGCCTGCCCATGACCCTCGGCCACTTGCCCAAGAACAACCGGATCCGACTGCTGCTCGAGTTCGTCGTGCACCCGATCGGCGAAGTCACCCAGCTAGTGCTGGCCTACCTCACCATCTCAGGCGACGTGCTTGGCCGCGGCGCCGAGGCCAGCGTCCTTCCCGTCCAGATCACCTCCGCCGTTTCGCGCCAGCCCGACCCCGACCCGCCGCCGCTGGACATCACCGCTGCTTTGAACCAGATCGCCCTGTACCGGATGCAGGATCGCGCCCGGCACGAAGCCGAACTCGGACAAACCACCCGCGCCGCCCGCCGCCTGGAGAACCTGGCGACCCACCTGCTGGCTGCCGGCGAGCGCGACCTGGCCAAGGCGGCCCTCGGCGAAGCCGAGCGCCTGAACCACACCCGCCGCCTTTCGCTGGAGGGCGAAAAGGTCCTGAAGTACGGGACCCGAGCCCTGTTGCTGCTTCCGGCCAAGGCCGGCCAGTCATGATCGACTGCCCATCCTGCAAACACCAGGAATTCGTCGGCACCGTGTTCTGCAGTGAGTGCGGTAGCCGACTGGTGAGCGTCAACCCCGTGCCCACTCAGAACATCCCGCGGGAGCGAGTGGACCTGGAGGCCATGGCCACCAAGCCGGCAGCGCCCGAAGGCCCGGAGCTTGAAACGGGCGCCATCCTCGGCCTGCGGGTGCTGGCCACTGGCGACAT
The Anaerolineales bacterium genome window above contains:
- a CDS encoding protein phosphatase 2C domain-containing protein, which codes for MDFLKKLFPKPKPASIEGVKTAPLDPSMVEAAASRQPLHLVVGISQSAGIERAHNEDAVMAVQGTLGGQEALQTFGVFLVADGMGGHRSGEVASAISARTVTARLTDSALSALIDGSDASSEPLQDLVREALEEANQLVVERVPGGGTTVTVAVLLGQQVTLGHVGDSRAYMIEPANTRVLTRDHSLVKRLEELGQLSPEEADTHPQRNVLYRAIGQGANLEVDVTSHPFPPGGQLLLCSDGLWGVITDQDIERIVVQAATPQSACDQLVAAANAAGGPDNITAVLVRQNRS
- a CDS encoding VWA domain-containing protein, which encodes MASEKDHYSLLGVPRNATLEEIRRAYREAALRLHPDRRDTHGQTQLFVETNQAYELLSDPERRAPYDKQLAEADRKLAESASFRATIQQSRKSLLQMDEPQVHYVLLDVGPTEDLPALRPPINLGIVIDQSTSMRGPRLDQVRSATLAILKELRPEDSATIVSFSDRAQVVITPDQARDTAVARARLSLLQAGGGTEIGQGLEAGLAEVQKNFAREGVNHLILLTDGRTYGDEDLCLSLADQASRQGIGINGVGIGADWSDRLLDDMATRTGGSVMFLDSPKAITGLLHDIFERLGSVVASRVRLEGAVAQQVDLRAGFKLLPEPMPMGDSLPMTLGHLPKNNRIRLLLEFVVHPIGEVTQLVLAYLTISGDVLGRGAEASVLPVQITSAVSRQPDPDPPPLDITAALNQIALYRMQDRARHEAELGQTTRAARRLENLATHLLAAGERDLAKAALGEAERLNHTRRLSLEGEKVLKYGTRALLLLPAKAGQS